A DNA window from Allokutzneria albata contains the following coding sequences:
- a CDS encoding AfsR/SARP family transcriptional regulator, with product MDFRVLGPVLVRDLVLGAGKHRAVLAVLLLEANRAVRIERLVDLLWADQPPERARNLVSGYVSKVRKALADRTGVRLETWRGGYRLVVPPDSVDLYRFRRLVQQARQATGDNAVIAALSEALALWSGPALADVDLPGLAPSVTEALEQERVAAFEDLVDARLRIGADTDLLCRIREAVDAHPFRERLVGQLMTALAQCGRPAEALAAYRRCADALRDELGVAPGTALRALERAVRTDAFAPPATTTPRLRPAQLPADLADFTGRDAELAALIPCEGPLLITGMPGTGKTALAVHWAHRMRERFPDGQLHVDLRGAVTPRQALLRLLDGLGVRPEQGDERALAARFRSTVDGKRLLLLLDGATSTAQVLPLLPGSPSCQVLITSARRLDGLALRCGAKSLRLGGLRSADSVALLQSVLGERALRDPVSVRRLATLCCGLPVAVRAAAVRLAAHPTWPVSHLVDLLADEERWASSLALPEDDASFLASAIQELPDGARSLLGFFGLLPREELGVSALTTLTHRPQRWVEEALAALHDAHFLLETVPGVYRLPTVVRLCARPFLPGREVAEEALERWRYPGVVRLFAVDSA from the coding sequence ATGGACTTCCGGGTGCTCGGTCCCGTCCTGGTTCGCGACCTCGTGCTCGGTGCGGGCAAGCACCGCGCCGTGCTCGCGGTGCTGCTGCTGGAGGCCAATCGGGCGGTCCGGATCGAGCGGCTGGTCGACCTGCTCTGGGCCGACCAGCCGCCCGAGCGGGCGCGGAACCTGGTGTCCGGCTACGTCTCGAAGGTGCGCAAGGCCCTCGCGGACCGGACCGGTGTCCGGCTGGAGACCTGGCGCGGCGGCTACCGCCTGGTCGTCCCGCCGGACTCGGTGGACCTGTACCGCTTCCGCCGTCTGGTCCAGCAGGCCAGGCAGGCCACCGGTGACAATGCGGTCATAGCCGCGCTGTCGGAGGCACTGGCCCTGTGGAGCGGGCCGGCACTGGCCGACGTGGACCTGCCGGGCCTGGCGCCCTCGGTCACCGAGGCACTGGAACAGGAACGCGTCGCCGCGTTCGAGGACCTGGTCGACGCGCGGCTGCGGATCGGCGCCGACACCGATCTGCTCTGCAGGATCCGTGAAGCCGTCGACGCGCACCCGTTCCGCGAACGGCTCGTCGGCCAGCTGATGACCGCGCTCGCCCAGTGCGGCAGGCCCGCCGAAGCCCTCGCCGCCTACCGGCGCTGCGCCGACGCCCTCCGCGACGAGCTGGGCGTCGCTCCGGGCACGGCGCTGCGCGCGCTGGAGCGGGCCGTCCGCACCGACGCCTTCGCTCCCCCTGCCACCACGACTCCCCGGCTCCGCCCGGCCCAGCTGCCCGCGGACCTCGCCGACTTCACCGGCCGGGACGCGGAGCTGGCCGCGCTCATCCCCTGCGAGGGCCCGCTGCTGATCACCGGGATGCCCGGGACCGGCAAGACCGCCTTGGCCGTGCACTGGGCGCACCGCATGCGCGAGCGGTTCCCCGACGGCCAGCTGCACGTCGACCTCCGCGGCGCGGTCACCCCCCGACAGGCCCTGCTCCGGCTGCTCGACGGACTGGGGGTGCGGCCGGAGCAGGGCGACGAACGCGCACTCGCCGCCCGCTTCCGGTCCACTGTGGACGGCAAGAGGCTGTTGCTGCTGCTCGACGGCGCCACCAGCACCGCCCAGGTCCTCCCCCTGCTCCCCGGCTCGCCGTCGTGCCAGGTGCTGATCACCAGCGCGCGGCGGCTCGACGGCCTCGCGCTGCGCTGCGGAGCGAAGTCGTTGCGGTTGGGTGGTTTGCGCTCCGCCGACTCCGTCGCGCTGCTCCAGTCCGTCCTCGGCGAGCGCGCGCTCCGCGACCCGGTCTCCGTGCGCCGCCTGGCCACCCTGTGCTGCGGCCTCCCCGTAGCCGTCCGCGCCGCCGCCGTCCGCCTCGCCGCGCACCCCACGTGGCCCGTCTCCCACCTCGTCGACCTCCTGGCCGACGAGGAGCGGTGGGCGAGTTCCCTTGCCCTGCCCGAGGATGACGCTTCCTTCCTCGCGTCCGCCATCCAAGAGCTGCCCGATGGCGCGCGCTCGCTGCTCGGGTTCTTCGGCCTGCTCCCGCGCGAGGAGTTGGGCGTATCGGCGTTGACCACGCTGACGCATCGTCCTCAGCGGTGGGTGGAGGAGGCTTTGGCGGCTTTGCATGACGCGCACTTCTTGTTGGAGACAGTGCCTGGGGTTTATCGCCTGCCCACTGTGGTTCGGTTGTGCGCCAGGCCTTTTCTGCCTGGGCGGGAGGTGGCGGAGGAGGCTTTGGAGCGGTGGCGGTATCCGGGCGTTGTCCGGCTTTTCGCCGTGGACTCGGCGTGA
- a CDS encoding helix-turn-helix transcriptional regulator, protein MRAGRLLSLLMLLQTRGRMSATELARALEVSPRTVYRDIESLSAAGVPVYADQGRAGGYQLLDGYRTRLTGLTGAEAEALAFTGMPGPATDLGLGAELTAAQLKLMAALPPELASRAGRIRECFHLDVRVWFRESEGVPCLSELANAVWDNRVVRIRYRRWGDPPEIERTLWPLGVVLKGGVWYLVARSGSRDLTYRVSRVLEVVDTGSAFERPKDFDLATFWKEWAERFEAEQYRITARIRLSPAGMAKVPYVLGFHEKRVVRATAGEPDADGWVTADLPIETVEIGHTEVLKLGADAEVLAPPELRERLAATARAMAAAYDVR, encoded by the coding sequence GTGCGTGCCGGTCGATTGCTGTCGTTGTTGATGCTGTTGCAGACCCGTGGGCGGATGTCCGCGACCGAACTCGCGCGGGCACTGGAGGTGTCCCCGCGCACCGTCTACCGCGACATCGAGTCCCTGTCCGCCGCGGGTGTCCCCGTCTACGCCGACCAGGGCAGGGCAGGCGGCTACCAGCTCCTGGACGGCTACCGCACCCGCCTCACCGGCCTCACCGGTGCCGAGGCGGAGGCCCTCGCGTTCACCGGGATGCCCGGCCCCGCAACAGATCTCGGCCTCGGCGCCGAGCTGACCGCCGCCCAGCTGAAGCTGATGGCCGCCCTACCCCCGGAGCTGGCTTCGCGCGCCGGTCGCATCCGTGAGTGCTTCCACCTCGACGTGCGGGTGTGGTTCCGCGAGTCCGAAGGTGTGCCGTGCCTGTCCGAACTCGCAAACGCCGTGTGGGACAACAGGGTCGTCCGCATCCGCTACCGCCGCTGGGGCGACCCACCCGAGATCGAGCGCACCCTCTGGCCGCTCGGCGTCGTGCTGAAGGGCGGCGTCTGGTACCTCGTCGCCCGCTCGGGTTCCCGCGACCTGACCTACCGCGTCTCCCGGGTGCTGGAGGTCGTCGACACCGGTTCGGCGTTCGAGCGCCCCAAGGACTTCGACCTGGCCACGTTCTGGAAGGAGTGGGCCGAGCGCTTCGAGGCCGAGCAGTACCGCATCACCGCCCGCATCCGCCTCTCGCCCGCCGGGATGGCGAAGGTGCCGTACGTCCTGGGTTTCCACGAGAAACGAGTGGTGCGCGCGACCGCGGGGGAACCTGACGCTGACGGCTGGGTGACCGCCGACCTGCCCATCGAGACCGTGGAGATCGGCCACACCGAGGTCTTGAAGCTCGGTGCCGATGCTGAAGTCCTTGCGCCCCCTGAGTTGCGAGAACGCTTGGCCGCGACTGCGCGCGCGATGGCAGCGGCGTACGACGTCCGTTAG
- a CDS encoding helix-turn-helix domain-containing protein encodes MAEVRATAARPSTVDDSLTARARLVGAGATNAEIAATLFITEGMVKNHVSSVLRELGLRDRAGPALRFSGR; translated from the coding sequence ATGGCCGAGGTGCGCGCGACCGCGGCCCGTCCCTCCACAGTGGACGATTCGCTGACCGCGCGGGCGCGGCTGGTCGGCGCGGGCGCGACCAACGCGGAGATCGCGGCGACACTGTTCATCACCGAGGGCATGGTGAAGAACCACGTCTCCTCGGTGCTGCGCGAGCTCGGCCTGCGCGACCGGGCGGGGCCGGCGCTGCGGTTCAGCGGCCGGTGA
- a CDS encoding S8 family peptidase, which produces MTRRTRITGAAVTVAVVAGVLTTAPATAAPAPPSGSAHLVTLITGDRVRAQERADGRWSLTLDNRENGKRYSQFQARRGSVTDWYLMPDGAARLVSSGAVDRELFNITGLIRQGYDDARTDSIPLLAEFPERVRASSPPGGTVTRALPELNLASVAERKRDAGEFWRSLTASGRALQGPSKVWLNARMQASLDVSVPKVGAPAAWQSGFTGKGVTVAVLDTGADATHPDLAGKVGPTKDFSNKGNTSDGHGHGTHVAATVSGVGAKFKGVAPDATLAIGKVLDDGGSGTFDAVLAGMHWAAAEVKAKVINLSLGSYPTDGTDPVSRAVNTLSGKHGSLFVIAAGNFGADESVGSPATADAALAVGNTTKADRLSPSSSRGPRVGDGAVKPEIAAPGTDIVAAKAKGTQLGEPVGEHHVKLTGTSMATPHVAGGAALLAQQHPDWTGDRIKSALVSSAAPAGDLGAFAVGGGRLDLARATKQQVQALSASINAYLRWPAKDEQKRKLTYRNDGAAPVTLALDLKLPGAPAGLATLNTNTITVPAKGTADVELTATPRSGKPGNHGGVLVASTSDGLAQVRTPVAVHDEPEKYELKIESLDRKGHPAQSTSFDVINPETGDRMSAGAGETLRVAPGTYTISGYIDTPGEEAFGSVANPSVRVTGDTTVRFDMRKGKPVSLTAEDPLAGSSISAGQTSVRPVFWTQRFTTKVKGYDYPFGSLLFADPKFTAVYAYSEPGVSSPNFGYSNDFGLRQSKFEFWAETPERYEVAASPFAGPRQPDGTVRYKTVHGGQGTAQDLAGIDPKDKLVVLDLPSDISRDEVFKRIEATQKAGAKAIGILPVPPATARSADPVTIPVVVFGGASGKEFSAAVKAGGVEASIMTNSGNAHRMELSFPSEGRVPDQLAYNVKVRDLASVRTSYHAYDNAPVTRTYASRETPFGETSTQVLDPVPLQTERVEYFTPGTWNLFLGVPHSATVPGERITLEAGKSYNLAWDTPVAGPGFAGRTSSALGKNHPWAWRKQNLIDLTLPVFSDGAGRPRAAASGDTGRTSLYAGDKLVGTQELPGRGTFVVPRGEQRYRLTTEVARKDSPASSKVEAAWTFTSGYTDGDALPLLAVRYAPAADLRNRAPGGKEFTFPVRVQAQDAEITADKLEVQISYDDGGTWQPVQLTREGDAWKATVTHPASGFASLRAKASDADGNAVEQTIVRAYQIGG; this is translated from the coding sequence ATGACCCGAAGAACGCGCATTACCGGGGCGGCCGTCACGGTCGCTGTGGTCGCGGGCGTGCTCACCACGGCACCCGCGACAGCCGCTCCCGCGCCGCCGTCCGGCTCGGCCCATCTCGTCACTCTGATCACCGGTGACCGCGTCCGCGCCCAGGAGCGCGCGGACGGGCGGTGGTCGCTCACCCTCGACAACCGGGAGAACGGCAAGCGCTACAGCCAGTTCCAGGCGCGGCGCGGCTCGGTGACCGACTGGTACCTGATGCCGGACGGGGCCGCCCGGCTCGTCTCGTCGGGTGCGGTGGACCGCGAGCTGTTCAACATCACCGGCCTGATCCGCCAGGGCTACGACGACGCGCGCACCGACTCCATCCCGCTGCTGGCGGAGTTCCCGGAGCGGGTCAGGGCCTCCTCGCCGCCCGGGGGCACCGTGACGCGCGCGCTGCCCGAGCTGAACCTGGCGTCGGTGGCCGAGCGCAAGCGCGACGCCGGAGAGTTCTGGCGTTCGCTGACGGCGTCCGGCCGGGCGTTGCAGGGGCCGAGCAAGGTGTGGCTCAACGCCAGGATGCAGGCGTCGCTGGACGTCAGCGTGCCGAAGGTCGGCGCGCCCGCCGCCTGGCAGTCCGGGTTCACCGGCAAGGGCGTCACCGTCGCGGTGCTCGACACCGGCGCGGACGCCACGCACCCCGACCTCGCCGGGAAGGTGGGTCCCACCAAGGACTTCTCCAACAAGGGCAACACCAGCGACGGCCACGGTCACGGCACGCACGTCGCCGCGACCGTCTCCGGTGTCGGCGCGAAGTTCAAGGGTGTGGCGCCGGATGCCACGCTGGCGATCGGCAAGGTGCTCGACGACGGCGGGAGCGGCACTTTCGACGCGGTGCTCGCGGGCATGCACTGGGCAGCCGCCGAGGTGAAGGCCAAGGTCATCAACTTGAGCCTCGGCAGCTACCCCACCGACGGCACCGATCCCGTGTCCCGGGCGGTGAACACGTTGAGCGGCAAGCACGGCTCGCTGTTCGTGATCGCCGCGGGCAACTTCGGCGCCGACGAGTCGGTCGGCTCGCCCGCCACCGCGGACGCCGCGCTCGCGGTCGGCAACACCACCAAGGCGGACCGGCTCAGCCCCAGCTCCAGCCGCGGTCCCCGCGTCGGGGACGGCGCCGTCAAGCCGGAGATCGCCGCGCCCGGCACGGACATCGTGGCCGCCAAGGCCAAGGGCACCCAGCTCGGCGAGCCGGTCGGCGAACACCACGTGAAGCTCACCGGTACCTCGATGGCCACCCCGCACGTCGCGGGCGGCGCCGCGTTGCTGGCGCAGCAGCACCCGGACTGGACCGGTGACCGGATCAAGTCCGCGCTGGTCAGCTCCGCCGCGCCCGCCGGGGACCTCGGCGCGTTCGCGGTCGGCGGTGGCCGGCTCGACCTGGCCCGGGCGACGAAGCAGCAGGTGCAGGCGCTCAGCGCGTCCATCAACGCCTACCTGCGGTGGCCCGCCAAGGACGAGCAGAAGCGGAAGCTGACCTACCGCAACGACGGTGCCGCCCCGGTCACGCTGGCGCTCGACCTGAAGCTGCCGGGCGCTCCCGCCGGGCTCGCCACGCTGAACACCAACACGATCACCGTGCCCGCCAAGGGGACCGCCGACGTCGAGCTGACCGCGACACCGCGATCGGGCAAACCCGGCAACCACGGCGGAGTCCTCGTAGCGTCCACTTCGGACGGTCTGGCGCAGGTGCGCACCCCGGTGGCCGTGCACGACGAGCCGGAGAAGTACGAGCTCAAGATCGAATCCCTGGACCGCAAGGGACATCCGGCCCAGAGCACCTCGTTCGACGTGATCAACCCGGAGACCGGCGACCGGATGAGCGCCGGCGCAGGCGAGACGCTGCGGGTCGCGCCGGGTACGTACACCATCAGCGGCTACATCGACACCCCTGGTGAGGAGGCGTTCGGCAGCGTCGCGAACCCGAGCGTGCGGGTCACCGGCGACACCACGGTTCGCTTCGACATGCGCAAGGGCAAGCCGGTCTCGCTGACCGCCGAAGATCCGCTTGCGGGATCGAGCATCAGTGCTGGCCAGACTTCCGTACGTCCGGTGTTCTGGACGCAGCGGTTCACCACGAAGGTGAAGGGCTACGACTACCCGTTCGGCAGCCTGCTGTTCGCCGACCCCAAGTTCACGGCCGTCTACGCCTACTCCGAGCCCGGCGTGAGTTCGCCGAACTTCGGCTACTCCAACGACTTCGGCCTGCGCCAGTCGAAGTTCGAGTTCTGGGCGGAGACGCCGGAGCGCTACGAGGTCGCCGCATCCCCGTTCGCCGGACCGCGCCAGCCCGACGGCACCGTGCGCTACAAGACGGTGCACGGCGGTCAGGGCACGGCGCAGGACCTCGCGGGCATCGATCCGAAGGACAAGCTCGTCGTGCTCGACCTGCCGTCGGACATCAGCAGGGACGAGGTGTTCAAGCGGATCGAGGCGACGCAGAAGGCGGGCGCGAAGGCGATCGGCATCCTGCCCGTTCCCCCGGCGACCGCCAGGTCCGCCGATCCGGTCACGATCCCGGTGGTGGTCTTCGGCGGGGCCAGCGGCAAGGAGTTCTCCGCCGCGGTCAAGGCGGGCGGCGTCGAGGCGTCGATCATGACCAACAGCGGGAACGCGCACCGGATGGAGCTGTCGTTCCCGAGCGAGGGCCGGGTGCCCGACCAGCTGGCCTACAACGTGAAGGTCCGCGACCTGGCGTCCGTGCGCACGTCCTACCACGCCTACGACAACGCGCCGGTCACCAGGACCTACGCTTCGCGTGAGACGCCGTTCGGGGAGACGAGCACGCAGGTCCTCGACCCAGTGCCGTTGCAGACCGAGCGGGTGGAGTACTTCACCCCGGGTACCTGGAACCTGTTCCTCGGCGTGCCGCACAGCGCGACGGTGCCGGGCGAGCGGATCACGTTGGAGGCGGGCAAGTCCTACAACCTCGCGTGGGACACCCCGGTCGCCGGTCCTGGATTCGCGGGCAGGACCAGCAGCGCGCTCGGCAAGAACCACCCGTGGGCCTGGCGCAAGCAGAACCTGATCGACCTCACCCTCCCGGTCTTCTCCGACGGGGCGGGTCGGCCGCGGGCCGCTGCGAGCGGCGACACGGGCAGGACCAGCCTGTACGCGGGCGACAAGCTCGTGGGCACGCAGGAGCTGCCCGGCCGCGGCACGTTCGTGGTGCCCAGGGGCGAGCAGCGCTACCGGCTGACCACGGAGGTCGCTCGCAAGGACAGCCCCGCGTCGTCGAAGGTCGAAGCGGCGTGGACGTTCACATCGGGCTACACCGATGGTGACGCCCTGCCGTTGCTGGCGGTTCGCTACGCCCCGGCGGCGGATCTGCGCAACCGGGCGCCGGGTGGCAAGGAGTTCACCTTCCCGGTCCGGGTGCAGGCCCAGGACGCCGAGATCACCGCCGACAAGCTGGAGGTGCAGATCTCCTACGACGACGGCGGCACCTGGCAACCGGTCCAGCTCACCCGCGAGGGCGATGCCTGGAAGGCCACCGTCACCCACCCCGCCTCCGGCTTCGCCTCGCTGCGGGCCAAGGCGTCCGACGCGGACGGCAACGCGGTGGAGCAGACGATCGTCCGCGCATACCAGATCGGCGGCTGA
- a CDS encoding SGNH/GDSL hydrolase family protein, producing the protein MRSSRFAALAMASLMPVLLAATPAGEEHYVALGDSFSSGQGTARYYRDSGDCARGPLAYSALWAATNAVGSYKSVACSGDTTADVLNGQIKALSAKTTLVTISIGGNDIGAPAAMRECTIGSKSGCDRILANAVKTISTTLAGKLDATYAAIRKAAPSAKVVVVGYPRIFELGRSCDVLTRSRRAQVVGITDSLAGVISARAAAAGFAFLDGRNAFAGHELCSTTPWLNEPGLPADDSYHPNRAGHAKGYLPALTALLG; encoded by the coding sequence ATGCGCTCGTCCCGTTTCGCCGCACTGGCCATGGCGTCGCTGATGCCCGTCCTGCTCGCCGCCACCCCCGCCGGGGAAGAGCACTACGTGGCGCTCGGCGACTCGTTCTCCTCCGGGCAGGGGACCGCGCGCTACTACCGGGACTCCGGGGACTGCGCGCGCGGACCGCTGGCCTACTCCGCGCTGTGGGCCGCCACGAACGCCGTCGGCAGCTACAAGTCCGTCGCGTGCTCCGGGGACACGACCGCCGATGTCCTCAACGGACAGATCAAGGCGCTCTCCGCGAAGACGACACTCGTCACGATCTCCATCGGTGGCAACGACATCGGAGCCCCGGCGGCCATGCGCGAGTGCACCATCGGCTCCAAGTCGGGCTGTGACCGCATCCTCGCCAACGCGGTGAAGACGATCTCCACCACCCTGGCCGGGAAGCTCGACGCCACCTACGCGGCGATCCGGAAGGCCGCCCCGTCGGCGAAGGTCGTCGTGGTGGGCTACCCGCGGATCTTCGAGCTGGGCCGCTCCTGCGACGTGCTCACCCGCTCCCGCCGCGCCCAGGTCGTGGGCATCACCGACTCGCTCGCCGGGGTGATCTCCGCCCGCGCCGCCGCGGCGGGGTTCGCGTTCCTCGACGGGCGGAACGCCTTCGCCGGGCACGAGCTGTGCTCGACCACCCCGTGGCTCAACGAACCCGGCCTGCCCGCCGACGACTCCTACCACCCCAACCGCGCCGGGCACGCCAAGGGCTACCTGCCCGCGTTGACCGCCCTGCTCGGCTGA
- a CDS encoding HNH endonuclease signature motif containing protein, translated as MAPADIEDELVAAYAAIGKAVADFASTLMKLYDDLDPQVQQYAGDVLMPLLHVSQVKGNKLIDRAMSLVEHPAVLEALSDGRIDEGKALMIIDQVSVLDAANQAIAEPVLINHAATHNYTASQRYARRYVLKLDAEAALRRHEEKRKQRLVEKFNLDDGMASLRVVLPALDAALAFDRIDRIARALPKDDRTLDQKRSDVAADLLMGRETPAPQGEVCVNLTMPITNILGLTTDPVMLAGYGPLPAPIVADVAANGIWKRILTDPVTGMAEHITTYRPTVAQRELINARYPTCTMVGCNQPAHRCDVDHCCPFDGSNTTVANLRPKCRHHHRMKTHSNWSCENRPDGTHAWTTPSGKVIETELEPIAEPAPF; from the coding sequence ATGGCCCCTGCCGATATCGAAGACGAACTCGTCGCCGCCTACGCCGCGATCGGTAAGGCTGTCGCGGACTTCGCCTCAACCCTGATGAAGCTCTATGACGACCTGGATCCGCAAGTGCAGCAGTATGCCGGGGATGTCCTCATGCCCCTGCTGCATGTCTCCCAGGTCAAGGGCAACAAACTCATCGACCGCGCCATGTCGCTGGTGGAGCACCCGGCGGTGTTGGAAGCGTTGTCGGACGGTCGGATCGACGAGGGCAAGGCGCTGATGATCATCGATCAGGTCAGTGTCCTCGACGCCGCCAACCAAGCGATCGCCGAACCCGTGCTGATCAACCACGCCGCGACGCATAACTACACGGCGAGCCAGCGGTATGCCCGGCGCTATGTCCTCAAGCTCGACGCTGAAGCAGCCCTGCGCCGTCATGAGGAGAAGCGCAAGCAGCGGTTGGTGGAGAAGTTCAACCTCGACGACGGCATGGCCTCCCTGCGCGTCGTCCTCCCGGCCCTCGACGCGGCCTTGGCCTTCGATCGGATCGACCGGATCGCCCGGGCACTGCCGAAGGATGACCGAACGCTGGATCAGAAGCGGTCGGATGTCGCGGCGGATTTGTTGATGGGCAGGGAAACACCCGCCCCGCAGGGTGAGGTGTGCGTGAACCTGACGATGCCGATCACCAACATCCTGGGCCTGACCACAGACCCGGTGATGCTGGCCGGGTACGGGCCGCTGCCCGCGCCGATCGTGGCGGATGTGGCGGCGAATGGGATCTGGAAGCGCATCCTGACGGACCCGGTGACGGGGATGGCTGAGCACATCACCACCTACCGGCCCACCGTGGCGCAGCGGGAGTTGATCAATGCGCGGTATCCGACGTGCACGATGGTCGGCTGCAACCAACCGGCGCACCGTTGCGACGTGGATCATTGTTGTCCCTTCGATGGCAGCAACACCACGGTCGCGAATCTGCGGCCGAAGTGCAGGCACCATCACCGGATGAAGACGCACTCGAACTGGTCCTGCGAGAACCGGCCCGATGGGACGCATGCGTGGACGACGCCCAGCGGCAAGGTGATCGAGACCGAACTCGAACCGATCGCCGAACCCGCGCCCTTCTAA